The nucleotide sequence CGACCGGAGCACGACCGTCTCGGACAGCGTCGTCAGCGACTCGGAGATCGACGCCGGCGACGGCGCCGGCGAGGGGACGACCGTCGTCGACGACAGCGTCGTCAGCGACTCCACGGTCGGCGGCGGGGGGGAGACCGAAGTCGAGGACAGCGTCCTCGACGACGCGACCGTCGGGGACGAACACGTCGAGTCGGCGGTCGGCGACGTCGGCGGTGGGTCGGACCCCGATCCGGCGACCGACGACGACGCGGCGTTCTGCATCTACTGTGGCACCGAGATTCCGGCGACCGCGGGGTTCTGTCCGGCCTGCGGGGAGGAACAGTGAGGGACGTCCACAAGACACTTACGCGGCCTCGGAGATGGCGAACCAACGGACGCGACGGAGGGAGGTCCGCATGAACGACATCGTCAGCGAACTCCGGACACAGGCACTCGAATCGACGTACGGCGAAGACCGCCGGGACGCCCTAGAGCGACTGGCCGACCGGTACGACGAGGCCGGCGAGGCCGAGCGTCGGGAGATCCGACAGACGCTCGCCGACGTGGCGCGGGACGCCACCCACAAGGAGGAGCGCGAACTGGCGCGCGAGCGCCTCGACGACCTCTACGAACGCGACTCGGCGGCCGCGGGGACGGTCGTCGGCACCTACTGCTGGCTGGCCACCGAGGCGGACTACTCGGGGGAGCGCGAGGCCGCCCTCGACCGCCTGCGGCGGATCGGCCGGTCGGGGGTGTCGGCCGACCTCCGGGACCGGATCGCCGACACCTTCGAGACGGTGACGGCGGAGGCGACCTACAGCGCCGAACGCGAACAGGCTCGTCGAGGGCTATCGGAACTGCCCGACGGTGGCGACGCGGACGCGGACGCGGGCGGTGGCGGTGGCGGGGCGGGCGCGTCCGAGAGCGGCGACGCCTACCTCGCCGTCTCGCTCACCGAACACCTCGTGGCCGCCCGGACCGAGGGCGCCGACGCGTGTCTCGGCCGCGCGGAGGAACTCCACGACTTCGTCGACCGCCATCCCGTCGACGACGACGCCTACGGGGAGGTCCGCGACGACCTGTCGTCGCTGGTCGACCAGTTGAGCGTCGTCGCCGACGGGCAGTCGTCGCTCGGCGAGGAGCGCCGGACGCAGGTCGAACGGGTGGCCGATCGGACCAAGCGACTCTACCTCCGAAGCGGCGACGACTGACCGACCGGCACGTCTTTCAGCGCCGCCCGGGAACGAGCTGTCATGTCGAACGGTTCGGATGAGGGCGTCAGCGTCGGCGTGCTGTCGCTCCACAACAGCAAGGAGACGAAGGCGATTCTGAACGCGGTCGAGGACCTCGGCCACGATCCGGTGTGGCTCCGACAGGAGAACACGACCGTGACCATCGAGGACAGCACGGTCACGGTCGAACCGGACGTCGACGTGGTCGCGAACCGGCTTCTCCTCTCGACGACGGGCGATCCCGCGGAGTTGCTGGGGCTGGCGACGACGTTCGAGCGGATCCGGCCGATGCTGAACGAGCCGGACGCGGTGTTGACCGCGATCCACAAGTTCGCGACGGCGGCGACGCTCGCCGACTGGAACGTACAGGTGCCCGACGCCTTCCTGGCGCTGTCGAACGAGGGACTCAACGAGGGGCGGGAACGGTTCGGCGACGTGGCCGTCTACAAGACCGCCATCGGCACCCACGGCGGCGGGACCTGGAAGGTCGACCTGACGGAGCCGGTCAATCCGCGGGTGGGCAACCGCCAGGCGTTCCTCCAGGAACTCGTGGAGCGCGACGAGAGCGAACACCGCGACCTGCGGGTGTACGTCGTCGACGACGAGATCGTCGGCGCGATGTACCGTTACGCGCCGGAGGGTGACTGGCGGACCAACGTCGCCCTGGGCGGGGCCGTGGCCGACGCCAGCGACGACCTCCCGGAGACGGCCGCGGAGACGGCGCTGTACACGACCGAGGTGATGGGACTCGACTACGCCGGCGTCGACCTCATCGAGGGCGAGGACGGCTGGTTCGTCCTCGAGATCAATCCCACGGCGGGGTTCAAGGGTCTGTACGAGGCGACGGGGGTCAGTCCGGCGCCCCACATCGCGAAACTGGCCATCGAGCGCGCCGGGGGGACGGTCGACGAGGAGCGCGTCCGACACCTCGCGGCGACGCTCGACGACTCGACGCCGGCGTGCAAGCCACGGACCCTCCCGCCGGAACAGGAGGATCTCCCGCTCATCGGCTACATCGAGGAGGTGATCGTCAGCGGGACGAGCGGGTCGACGCAGGTGATGGCCAAATCCGACACCGGGGCGACGCGGACCAGCATCGACACGGGGTTGGCCGCCGACATCGGCGCGGGACCGATCAAGAGCATGACGCGGGTCCGATCGGGGAGCGTCAAGTCGGGGAAGGCCCGGCCGGTCGTCGACCTGGTCGTCGGTATCGGGGGCACCCAACACACCGTCACGGCGAGCGTCGAGGATCGGAGCCACATGGACTACCCCGTGTTGCTCGGCCGGGACGTGCTGGAGCGGTACCGCGTCGACGTGCGACGCCGCGCCGACGGCGAGGAGCGCGACGGGAGCGAGGTGCTGGAGGAGTAGATTTTTCAGCCTCGTTCCGGAACCGGTCGGGCGATGACCCCGCTGGAACTGACCGTTCGGCTCGTCGCCGGCGTCCTCCTCATCCTGGCGAACGGCTTTTTCGTCGCTATCGAGTTCGCGCTCACGCGGGTCCGCCAGTACCCCGAATCCGAGTTCGACACGCCGGCGCTGCGTCGCGCGTGGGAGATGACACAGGACCTCGAGATCTATCTCACGAGCTGTCAGGTCGGCATCACCGCCTCCAGCATCGCGGTGGGTATCGTCGCCGAACCGGCGCTCGCCGCGCTGTTCGAGCCGGTCTTCGCGGGGAGTGCTCTGGCCGGCGTGGGGCTCGGCGCGCTGATCGCGTACGCGATCATCAACCTCCTCCATCTGACCCACGGGGAGCAGACGCCGACGTATCTCGGCGTCGAGCGCTCGAAGTTCGTCTGTCGGTACGGCGCCCGCCCACTCTACTGGTTCGCGTGGCTCATCTCGCCGGTGATGCGGATCGGCGACGGCGTGGCGAAGGCGACGCTCAAGCTGTTCGGCATCGAGATGACGGGGGCGTGGCTGGAGACCGAAGAGGAGGTGATCGAGTCGCGGGCGGACCTGCGCAACCGCCTCGGGTCCCTGCTCGCCGAGGGCGACCTCCCCGAGGAGCGCCAGGAGGAGGTGCTCAACGCGCTCGAAGTCGGCGAGACGGCGGTCGAGGAGGTGATGACCGACGCCGCGGACGTCGTCTCGCTGTCGACGACCGACTCCGTCGCTGAGAACCTGGCGGCGATCAGCGAGACGCCACACACCAGATTCCCGCTGTTCGGCGAGGACCAGTCCGACTTCCGGGGGATCGTCTACACGCCGTCGATCGTCACCCACATGGACGCCCTCGAAGCGGGGGACCGGACGTTCGAGGAGATCGCGGCCCCGCCGATGACGGTCACGGCCGACACCAGCCTCAGCGACGCCTTCGACCAGTTCCAGGCCGAGGATCAGGAACTCGCGCTGGTGCTAGCGGACGGCGAAGTGCGCGGTCTCGTCACCGCGACGGACACGCTAGAGGCCGTGATGGGCGAACTCGAGGACCCGCTGGACCGGGTATACGGCTAGTCCACCACCCGCACTTCCTCGACGGCGTCGGCGACGTCCTCCTCGACCTGCCACAGGTAGAGACTGGCGTAACTGCGGTACGGCGCCCAGCGCTCGGCCCGTTCGGCCATCGCTTCGCGGCCGATGTCGCCGTACAGCGTCCGCATCCCCTTGCGAACTCCCAGATCTCCGACCGGGAACACGTCGGGACGACCGAGGGAGAACATGAGCTGCATCTTCGCGGTCCACGTCCCGACCCCGGTGATGGCTGTGAGTTCGTCGATCACCGCCCGGTCGTCCATCCCCGCGAACGAGTCGAGCGTGTAGCCACGATCACGGAAGGCCGCCGCGACGTTCGTCACGTACCGCGTCTTCTGCCGGGACAGCCCCGCGTCACGGAGGGTATCCGTCTCCGCGTCGAGTACCCCCTCGGGGGTCACCTCGACCGCCTCGAAGAGGCGTCGCCGCGTGGCCGCCGCGGACGCCATCGACACCTGCTGGCGGAGGATGGAGACGACGAAGCGGGCGAAGAAGTCGTCGGCCGGATCGATCGAGAGGTGGCCGTGGCGCTCGATCAGCGGCCGGAAGTCGGGATCGGTCCGGAGGGCGTCGATTGCCTCGTCCATACCGGCGGTGAGCGGGCCACGGTCATAAGCGGCCTGCCGCGAGCGCCGTCACGCGGTGTCGTCTCGGACGAGTTCCTTCTTGAACGTATAGCAGAACCGCTCCATACCGAGTTCGTCCTCGTAGAAACGGTGTGCGTCGCTCCGCCAGAGACCGGATTCGAGCGTGATGCTCTCGCAGTTTCGCTCGCGTGCCCAGTCCTCGAGGAACGCCATGAGACGGCTGCCGTGGCCCTCGGAACGGCGGTCGGTTCGCGTGACCAGATCGTACACGAACAGGTGGCGCCCGTTGTAGAAGTTCGTTCGGAGCGCGACGCCCGCGACGGAGACAGCCTCCCCGCGTCGGAAGAGCGCGAACAGGCGGTACCCCTCCTCGTGCATCCTGCGCAGCCGGTCGATGAACTGGTCTTCGGACAGGTGTTCGCGGAGTTGACTGAGCACGGGAAACGCGGCACGCCACTCGGCTTCGGTCGTCAGTTCTCGAACGTCGGATGTGCTCACACCGCACGGTTCGGGATCCGGTA is from Haloplanus salinarum and encodes:
- a CDS encoding zinc ribbon domain-containing protein, which codes for MPYCDRHNEVYSGPECPACADEGGDTAPAEDGPGAGGDAGAAGGIDDLVDEAVSAATDAVDDADDVVVGEQSKRVDRSTTVVDDSTEVHDRSTTVSDSVVSDSEIDAGDGAGEGTTVVDDSVVSDSTVGGGGETEVEDSVLDDATVGDEHVESAVGDVGGGSDPDPATDDDAAFCIYCGTEIPATAGFCPACGEEQ
- a CDS encoding RimK family alpha-L-glutamate ligase, producing the protein MSNGSDEGVSVGVLSLHNSKETKAILNAVEDLGHDPVWLRQENTTVTIEDSTVTVEPDVDVVANRLLLSTTGDPAELLGLATTFERIRPMLNEPDAVLTAIHKFATAATLADWNVQVPDAFLALSNEGLNEGRERFGDVAVYKTAIGTHGGGTWKVDLTEPVNPRVGNRQAFLQELVERDESEHRDLRVYVVDDEIVGAMYRYAPEGDWRTNVALGGAVADASDDLPETAAETALYTTEVMGLDYAGVDLIEGEDGWFVLEINPTAGFKGLYEATGVSPAPHIAKLAIERAGGTVDEERVRHLAATLDDSTPACKPRTLPPEQEDLPLIGYIEEVIVSGTSGSTQVMAKSDTGATRTSIDTGLAADIGAGPIKSMTRVRSGSVKSGKARPVVDLVVGIGGTQHTVTASVEDRSHMDYPVLLGRDVLERYRVDVRRRADGEERDGSEVLEE
- a CDS encoding CNNM domain-containing protein gives rise to the protein MTPLELTVRLVAGVLLILANGFFVAIEFALTRVRQYPESEFDTPALRRAWEMTQDLEIYLTSCQVGITASSIAVGIVAEPALAALFEPVFAGSALAGVGLGALIAYAIINLLHLTHGEQTPTYLGVERSKFVCRYGARPLYWFAWLISPVMRIGDGVAKATLKLFGIEMTGAWLETEEEVIESRADLRNRLGSLLAEGDLPEERQEEVLNALEVGETAVEEVMTDAADVVSLSTTDSVAENLAAISETPHTRFPLFGEDQSDFRGIVYTPSIVTHMDALEAGDRTFEEIAAPPMTVTADTSLSDAFDQFQAEDQELALVLADGEVRGLVTATDTLEAVMGELEDPLDRVYG
- a CDS encoding DNA-3-methyladenine glycosylase family protein, yielding MDEAIDALRTDPDFRPLIERHGHLSIDPADDFFARFVVSILRQQVSMASAAATRRRLFEAVEVTPEGVLDAETDTLRDAGLSRQKTRYVTNVAAAFRDRGYTLDSFAGMDDRAVIDELTAITGVGTWTAKMQLMFSLGRPDVFPVGDLGVRKGMRTLYGDIGREAMAERAERWAPYRSYASLYLWQVEEDVADAVEEVRVVD
- a CDS encoding GNAT family N-acetyltransferase — translated: MSTSDVRELTTEAEWRAAFPVLSQLREHLSEDQFIDRLRRMHEEGYRLFALFRRGEAVSVAGVALRTNFYNGRHLFVYDLVTRTDRRSEGHGSRLMAFLEDWARERNCESITLESGLWRSDAHRFYEDELGMERFCYTFKKELVRDDTA